The following proteins are co-located in the Myxococcus fulvus genome:
- a CDS encoding GlxA family transcriptional regulator produces the protein MASSPTRIAVLSLEGCVASSVMGPLDVFAMANLLSRDVGMSAPFEAELVSPGGRPAKSFHGLELMAARVPKPGERFDVVLVPAMVGGLEEVLGERVLTRWLKAQHARGAKLAAVCAGAFVLAETGLLEGREATTHWGLAQRFAARYPGVRLKPELLLVDQDDVLTAGGITAYLDLCLHLVAKQASPELAALCAKMLLVEPGRRLQGPYAVHSAPRDHGDVAVLRAQEWLEAHYQGPVTLAAAAEAASLGARTLLRRFQKATGDTPLDYVQRLRVEAARRMLETSPRTVEDISQAVGYADTTSFRRRFKARTGLTPDAYRRRFALR, from the coding sequence ATGGCGTCGTCTCCCACTCGAATCGCGGTGTTGTCGCTGGAGGGGTGCGTGGCCTCCAGCGTGATGGGGCCGCTGGACGTGTTCGCGATGGCGAACCTGTTGAGCCGGGATGTGGGGATGTCCGCGCCCTTCGAGGCGGAGCTGGTGTCGCCGGGTGGGCGGCCCGCGAAGAGCTTCCATGGATTGGAGTTGATGGCGGCGCGGGTGCCGAAGCCTGGGGAGCGCTTCGACGTGGTGTTGGTTCCGGCGATGGTGGGCGGGTTGGAGGAGGTGTTGGGGGAGCGGGTGCTGACGCGGTGGTTGAAGGCGCAGCACGCGCGAGGGGCGAAGCTGGCGGCGGTGTGCGCGGGGGCGTTCGTGTTGGCGGAGACGGGGTTGCTGGAGGGGCGTGAGGCGACGACGCACTGGGGGTTGGCGCAGCGCTTCGCGGCGCGTTATCCGGGGGTGAGGCTCAAGCCGGAGTTGTTGTTGGTGGACCAGGACGACGTGCTCACGGCGGGCGGAATCACGGCGTATCTGGACCTGTGTCTGCATCTGGTGGCGAAGCAGGCGTCACCGGAGCTGGCGGCGTTGTGCGCGAAGATGTTGTTGGTGGAGCCGGGGCGCAGGTTGCAGGGGCCGTACGCGGTGCACTCGGCGCCGAGGGACCACGGGGATGTGGCGGTGCTGCGCGCGCAGGAGTGGCTGGAGGCGCACTACCAGGGCCCGGTGACACTGGCGGCGGCGGCGGAGGCCGCGAGCCTGGGGGCGAGGACGTTGCTGCGGCGCTTCCAGAAGGCGACGGGGGACACGCCGCTGGACTACGTGCAGCGACTGCGCGTCGAGGCGGCCCGGCGGATGCTGGAGACGAGCCCGCGCACCGTGGAGGACATCTCGCAGGCCGTGGGCTACGCGGACACCACGTCGTTCCGGCGACGCTTCAAGGCGCGCACGGGACTGACCCCGGATGCGTACCGGCGACGGTTCGCGCTGCGGTGA
- a CDS encoding LysR family transcriptional regulator, producing MTDRLSGVLTFVQAAEAGSFALAAKRLGLSRSAVGKSIARLEERLGARLFLRTTRKQGLTEDGQVFYERCVRALAELEAAEAELDSGHRTPTGRLRVTASVLFGRHCVAPLLGELARQHPELEVELSVSDRVVDLIEEGFDLAIRVAPLSDHAGLTARRLGVQNMVVCASPEYLARRGRPKSLEDLGKHEAVLYGRQGTAKPWRFPDPRGGERLVPMRGRLRFDDLEAIADETVRGAGLAWLPCWLVAPRLSKGELTLLLQEEGRHGNEVFAVWPQNKHLPSKVRAAIDLLAARIPDILSAGEARGKRRSRATRRPPRP from the coding sequence GTGACGGACCGGCTGAGTGGAGTGCTGACCTTCGTGCAGGCCGCGGAGGCGGGGAGCTTCGCGCTCGCGGCGAAGCGGCTGGGGCTGTCGCGGTCGGCGGTGGGCAAGAGCATCGCGCGGCTGGAGGAGCGGTTGGGGGCGCGGCTGTTCCTGCGCACCACGCGCAAGCAGGGGCTCACCGAGGACGGGCAGGTCTTCTACGAGCGGTGTGTGCGGGCGTTGGCGGAGCTGGAGGCGGCGGAGGCGGAGCTGGACTCAGGGCATCGAACGCCCACGGGGAGGCTCCGGGTGACGGCGTCGGTGCTGTTCGGTCGGCACTGCGTGGCGCCGCTGCTCGGGGAGCTGGCGCGACAGCATCCGGAGCTGGAGGTGGAGCTGTCGGTGAGCGACCGGGTGGTGGACCTCATCGAGGAGGGATTCGACCTGGCGATTCGCGTCGCTCCCTTGTCGGACCATGCGGGACTGACGGCGCGGAGACTGGGTGTGCAGAACATGGTGGTCTGCGCGTCACCCGAGTATCTGGCGAGGCGTGGCCGACCCAAGTCCCTCGAGGACCTGGGGAAGCACGAGGCCGTGCTCTACGGACGGCAGGGGACGGCCAAGCCCTGGCGGTTCCCGGACCCACGGGGAGGTGAGCGGCTGGTGCCGATGCGAGGGAGGCTGCGCTTCGATGACCTGGAAGCCATCGCTGATGAGACGGTGAGAGGCGCGGGCCTCGCGTGGCTGCCCTGCTGGCTGGTCGCGCCGCGATTGAGCAAGGGCGAGCTGACGCTGTTGCTTCAGGAAGAGGGGCGACACGGGAACGAAGTCTTCGCCGTGTGGCCGCAGAACAAGCACCTGCCTTCGAAGGTGCGCGCGGCCATCGACCTGCTCGCCGCGCGCATCCCCGACATCCTGTCCGCCGGAGAGGCCCGCGGGAAACGACGCTCGAGAGCGACGCGACGACCACCTCGACCATGA
- a CDS encoding zinc-dependent alcohol dehydrogenase family protein: protein MDGVMKRWELRKPGRVNLKLASVPIPQPGAGEALVRVSAVSLNYREKLFLDAGGYSDVPWPFVPTSDMAGEVVATGTGTSRVRVGERVLAAFNTDWVDGPPPRAPRALGGSVPGVLSEYVVMPESWLVTAPRTLDDAQASTLPCAGLTAWTALVEQGALRPGQTVVTQGTGGVSLFAVQLASALGARVIVTSGDDEKLARAKTLGAAHGIHRRRTPDWEKEVLELTSGRGADQVLELVGGDNLGRSAGALASGGRISLIGVLEGFDMRFPALPLLRSHGIIQGVLVGHRRGLEDLVRAVDTLRVTPVIDATYPLRDFPQALEHLDRGAFGKLVIRVRE from the coding sequence ATGGATGGCGTGATGAAGCGGTGGGAGCTGCGCAAGCCGGGCCGGGTGAACCTGAAGCTGGCGAGCGTGCCCATTCCCCAGCCCGGCGCGGGCGAGGCCCTGGTGCGCGTGTCCGCGGTGTCCCTCAACTACCGCGAGAAGCTCTTCCTGGACGCAGGCGGATACTCCGACGTGCCGTGGCCCTTCGTGCCCACCTCCGACATGGCGGGAGAAGTGGTGGCCACCGGCACGGGGACCTCACGGGTCCGGGTGGGAGAGCGCGTGCTCGCGGCCTTCAACACGGACTGGGTGGACGGCCCGCCCCCTCGCGCACCGCGAGCGCTGGGAGGAAGCGTCCCCGGCGTGTTGTCCGAGTACGTCGTGATGCCCGAGAGCTGGCTCGTCACCGCGCCCAGGACGCTCGATGACGCCCAGGCCAGCACGCTGCCCTGCGCGGGGCTCACCGCATGGACGGCCCTGGTGGAGCAGGGCGCGCTCAGGCCCGGACAGACGGTGGTGACGCAAGGCACCGGAGGCGTGTCGCTGTTCGCCGTGCAGCTCGCCTCGGCGCTCGGCGCGCGCGTCATCGTCACCTCGGGAGACGACGAGAAGCTGGCTCGCGCGAAGACGCTGGGCGCGGCCCACGGCATCCACCGTCGACGCACCCCTGACTGGGAGAAGGAGGTGCTGGAGCTGACGAGCGGACGTGGCGCGGACCAGGTGCTGGAGCTGGTGGGCGGCGACAACCTGGGGCGCTCCGCCGGCGCCCTCGCGTCGGGCGGACGCATCTCGCTCATCGGCGTGCTGGAAGGCTTCGACATGCGCTTCCCGGCCCTCCCGCTGCTCCGGAGCCACGGCATCATCCAGGGCGTGCTCGTGGGACACCGCCGGGGACTCGAGGACCTGGTCCGCGCGGTGGACACGCTGCGAGTAACGCCCGTGATTGACGCGACGTACCCGCTGCGCGACTTCCCCCAGGCCCTGGAGCACCTGGACCGGGGCGCGTTCGGCAAGCTGGTCATCCGCGTCCGTGAGTGA
- a CDS encoding glycosyltransferase, with translation MRLAGFVIHGNNQDTLPRCLESLLAVCDDVVAVDSMSTDGSSDLSRRMGVRSVSMAWAGYGAARAAAVASLRPSDYVFFLDSDEHLDADAVRAIGAWRESHPREAVYRLPLRDWAEVDGRRFLYRTHWRSRILRRDVAAWRPEMIVHEALPRRRAKRLQAFIEHRFATSVSLRSAKEHRYALLWAVMAFVEGRTSKPASLQRPAHLLRDGLLHGALWRGGWRALKLAWVVAGYHVAKYRYLCELRQGRHPELVQAFKERRFSELFQRVHALRLAP, from the coding sequence GTGAGACTCGCCGGATTCGTCATTCATGGAAACAACCAGGACACGCTGCCCCGGTGCCTGGAGAGTCTGTTGGCTGTCTGTGATGACGTCGTGGCCGTGGACTCCATGTCCACGGATGGTTCCTCGGACCTCTCCCGGCGCATGGGGGTGAGGTCCGTGTCGATGGCCTGGGCGGGATATGGCGCCGCCCGGGCCGCGGCCGTCGCCTCGCTGCGGCCCTCCGATTACGTCTTCTTCCTGGACTCGGACGAGCATCTGGACGCCGACGCCGTGCGAGCCATTGGCGCCTGGAGGGAGAGCCACCCTCGGGAGGCCGTCTACCGTCTGCCTTTGCGCGACTGGGCCGAGGTCGACGGTCGGCGCTTCCTGTACCGCACGCATTGGCGCTCGCGCATCCTTCGCAGGGACGTGGCGGCCTGGCGTCCGGAGATGATTGTCCATGAAGCGTTGCCTCGCCGCCGCGCGAAGCGACTCCAGGCGTTCATCGAGCACCGATTCGCCACGTCCGTCTCCCTGCGCTCCGCCAAGGAGCACCGCTACGCATTGCTCTGGGCGGTGATGGCGTTCGTGGAAGGGCGCACGTCCAAGCCCGCGTCGCTCCAGCGCCCCGCGCACCTCCTGCGCGATGGTCTGTTGCATGGAGCGCTGTGGCGCGGCGGATGGAGGGCGCTGAAGCTCGCCTGGGTGGTGGCCGGATACCATGTGGCGAAGTACCGCTACCTGTGCGAGCTGCGACAGGGCCGCCATCCCGAGCTGGTCCAGGCCTTCAAGGAGCGACGCTTCAGCGAGCTGTTCCAGCGGGTCCACGCCCTGCGGCTGGCTCCATGA
- a CDS encoding phosphotransferase, whose protein sequence is MVPRAAGESRRHRGATPLSALDLARLLADGARSLSAAWGRPVLLTEPQVLRTQSRCHVVRARVRGGDVTSVVLKHFHQDLVLGLDEWAGLELLGRHNLTLAPGLIAGSVDSRLLVLQDLGLGPTLEDLLQGDDPEAAIGGLLAVARLTGQLHARTWGLHGDFDMLRHALNPRPGRVRIENARYLLEHVDRLRRWTDAVDAELEPGTQEDLEHVARELAEPGPFLALTHGDMAPGNTLFTAGGPRLLDFEYCGMRHALYDALMWLLVVPLPDELILRADVTYRITLAPSCEAARIDSTWLRARALLATARTVNMFQWMSPRALERDREWAPGFSERAALLRHLARARALREKLDPTPALSRTLDALEERLVERWAGTESFTWPAFR, encoded by the coding sequence GTGGTACCGCGAGCTGCTGGAGAGAGCCGGCGCCACCGTGGAGCGACTCCCCTGAGCGCCCTGGACCTGGCGCGGCTGCTCGCCGATGGCGCGCGCTCGCTCTCCGCGGCCTGGGGACGCCCCGTGCTGCTGACCGAGCCCCAGGTCCTGCGGACCCAGTCCCGCTGCCACGTCGTGCGCGCCCGCGTGCGCGGCGGAGACGTCACCAGCGTCGTGCTCAAGCACTTCCATCAGGACCTGGTGCTCGGGCTGGATGAGTGGGCGGGGCTGGAGCTGCTCGGCCGGCACAACCTCACCCTCGCTCCGGGCCTCATCGCGGGCAGCGTCGACTCGCGGCTGCTCGTGCTCCAGGATTTGGGCCTCGGCCCCACGCTGGAGGACCTGCTCCAGGGGGACGACCCGGAGGCCGCCATCGGCGGGCTGCTCGCCGTGGCCCGACTCACCGGGCAGCTCCACGCGCGGACCTGGGGCCTGCATGGGGACTTCGACATGCTCCGCCACGCGCTGAATCCTCGGCCCGGGCGCGTGCGCATCGAGAACGCGCGCTACCTGCTGGAGCACGTGGACCGGCTGCGACGGTGGACGGACGCCGTCGACGCGGAGCTGGAGCCGGGGACGCAGGAGGACCTGGAGCACGTGGCGCGCGAGCTGGCCGAGCCCGGCCCGTTCCTCGCGCTCACCCATGGGGACATGGCCCCGGGCAACACGCTGTTCACGGCCGGAGGCCCGCGGCTGCTCGACTTCGAATACTGCGGCATGCGCCACGCGCTGTACGACGCGCTGATGTGGCTGCTGGTGGTGCCGCTGCCCGATGAGCTCATCCTGCGCGCGGACGTCACGTACCGCATCACCCTGGCGCCCTCGTGCGAGGCGGCGCGCATCGACTCGACCTGGCTGCGTGCCCGCGCGCTGCTCGCCACCGCGCGCACGGTGAACATGTTCCAGTGGATGTCGCCTCGCGCGCTGGAGCGGGACAGGGAGTGGGCGCCCGGGTTCTCCGAGCGCGCCGCCCTCTTGCGTCACCTCGCTCGCGCCCGGGCGCTGCGGGAGAAGCTGGACCCGACTCCGGCCCTGTCACGCACCCTGGACGCGCTCGAGGAGCGCCTGGTGGAGCGTTGGGCCGGCACCGAGTCGTTCACCTGGCCCGCATTCCGGTAG
- a CDS encoding phenylalanine--tRNA ligase beta subunit-related protein has translation MLTVDPHPSLDTLSFTTVFPASLGASPSPEWLVALLKSDASAPLSSDDTVRGAVRDMLRHGGYKPTGRGKPASEYLVRAAGDGSLGSINTAVDACNAVSLHSGLPISVVDLDRATQPFRVGIAPEGAQYVFNASGQSIDLAGLLCLFDAEGPCANAVKDAQRTKTNADTRRTLTVLWGAKALGDRTARAFAWYRELLERAGATVERLP, from the coding sequence GTGCTGACCGTCGACCCGCATCCGTCCCTGGACACGCTGAGCTTCACCACCGTCTTCCCCGCGTCGCTGGGCGCATCGCCCTCACCGGAGTGGTTGGTGGCGCTGCTGAAGTCGGATGCGTCCGCGCCGCTCTCCAGCGACGACACCGTGCGCGGCGCCGTGCGCGACATGCTCCGTCACGGTGGCTACAAGCCCACGGGTCGGGGCAAGCCCGCCTCCGAGTACCTGGTGCGCGCCGCGGGGGATGGCTCGCTCGGCAGCATCAACACCGCCGTGGATGCGTGCAACGCGGTGTCGCTGCACAGCGGGCTGCCCATCAGCGTCGTGGACCTGGACCGCGCCACCCAGCCGTTCCGCGTCGGCATCGCGCCCGAGGGCGCCCAGTACGTCTTCAATGCCTCCGGCCAGAGCATCGACCTGGCGGGCCTCTTGTGCCTCTTCGACGCCGAGGGCCCGTGCGCCAACGCCGTGAAGGACGCGCAGCGCACCAAGACGAACGCGGACACCCGCCGCACGCTCACCGTGCTCTGGGGCGCCAAGGCCCTGGGAGACCGCACCGCGCGCGCCTTCGCGTGGTACCGCGAGCTGCTGGAGAGAGCCGGCGCCACCGTGGAGCGACTCCCCTGA
- a CDS encoding helix-turn-helix domain-containing protein, with the protein MRTVFSTDGVTEQQRHEYWQELASKVLLGLRTEHKSSASPFFGRLDHHDAGPLGVTYLHSSAQSVYRGEPEIARAPRECYYLCMQVEGVCRLRQGREERYSHPGDVELFDGTRPGELSFDADYRRIVIVAPYSTLRPRLSRPDDLVGSVLHTREGVGALVSAYLRAFAVNQLAEPVAGSVSDNLLELLALAFNTQGRRIQTNAASVREARRHALRVYVERHLAEPSLSPATAAAHFRMSTRYLHGLFAEGGESFMRQVLSRRLERCRKALEDPDMDARGIADIAFSWGFVDLTHFGRAFKKAYGMTPRDWRHAHARQRS; encoded by the coding sequence ATGCGCACAGTCTTCTCGACGGACGGGGTCACCGAGCAGCAACGGCATGAGTACTGGCAGGAATTGGCGAGCAAGGTGCTGCTGGGACTGAGGACGGAGCACAAGTCCTCCGCCAGTCCCTTCTTCGGGCGGCTCGACCATCACGACGCCGGACCGCTGGGCGTGACGTACCTGCACTCCTCGGCCCAGAGCGTCTACCGGGGGGAGCCGGAGATCGCCCGTGCTCCCCGCGAGTGCTACTACCTGTGCATGCAGGTGGAGGGCGTCTGCCGCCTGCGCCAGGGACGCGAGGAGCGGTACTCCCACCCGGGTGACGTGGAGCTCTTCGATGGGACCCGACCAGGGGAGCTCTCGTTCGACGCGGACTACCGCCGCATCGTCATCGTGGCGCCCTACTCCACGCTGCGGCCTCGGCTCTCACGTCCCGATGACCTGGTGGGCAGCGTGCTCCACACCCGGGAGGGCGTCGGTGCCCTGGTCTCGGCGTACCTGCGCGCCTTCGCGGTGAACCAGCTCGCCGAGCCCGTCGCGGGCTCCGTCTCGGACAACCTGCTCGAGCTCCTCGCGCTGGCCTTCAACACCCAGGGCCGAAGAATCCAGACCAACGCCGCGAGCGTGCGCGAGGCCCGGCGGCATGCCCTCCGCGTCTACGTCGAGCGCCACCTCGCGGAGCCCTCGCTGAGCCCGGCGACGGCCGCCGCCCACTTCCGCATGTCCACGCGCTACCTGCACGGGCTGTTCGCGGAAGGCGGCGAGAGCTTCATGCGCCAGGTCCTCTCGCGCCGCCTGGAGCGCTGCCGCAAGGCGCTCGAGGACCCCGACATGGACGCGCGCGGCATCGCGGACATCGCCTTCAGTTGGGGCTTCGTCGACCTCACCCACTTCGGCCGCGCCTTCAAGAAGGCGTACGGCATGACGCCCCGGGACTGGCGTCACGCACACGCCCGACAGCGCTCGTGA